One Gavia stellata isolate bGavSte3 chromosome 20, bGavSte3.hap2, whole genome shotgun sequence genomic region harbors:
- the MATN4 gene encoding matrilin-4 yields MMKLLPVAPLLLLLLTMLEARPKPAALKCRTGPLDIVFVIDSSRSVRPFEFETMRRFMMDIIGSLDVGPNATRVGVIQYSSQVQNIFSLKTFFTRADMEKAINSIVPLAQGTMTGLAIQYAMNVAFTTQEGARPLHKKIPRIAIIVTDGRPQDRVTEVATQARNAGIEIYAVGIQRADMNSLRAMASPPLEEHVFLVESFELIQQFGKQFQDKLCGVDVCVEQEHGCQHSCVSTPGSFYCECNPGYRLNVDGKTCSPIDACADGRHGCQHQCVSARGSYSCRCRVGYYLNQDKRSCSVIDYCSFGNHSCQHECVSIPTGHYCRCRSGFTLQPDSRSCRATDLCNGVDHGCEFKCMSTEGSYHCVCPEGQQLQADGKACSKCGAGRVDLVMVIDGSKSVRPQNFELVKQFVNRIVDLLEVSPHGTRVGLVQYSSRVRTEFPLNKYHSADEIKKAVMEVEYMEKGTMTGLALKHMVEHSFSELEGARPLSHNVPRIGLVFTDGRSQDDISEWARRAKESGIVMFAVGVGKAVEEELRAIASEPVEQHFSYSADFTTMTHLVENFKLNICPEEGKGETAIRSPCECEALVQFQTNTVAILQSLTEKIAQMTARLEDLEKQIANKK; encoded by the exons ATGATGAAGCTCCTGCCCGTtgcccctctcctcctgcttctgctgacGATGCTGGAAGCCAGACCAAAACCTGCAG CCCTGAAGTGCAGGACAGGTCCCCTGGACATCGTGTTTGTGATCGACAGCTCCCGTAGCGTGCGCCCCTTCGAGTTCGAGACCATGCGGCGGTTCATGATGGACATCATCGGCAGCCTGGACGTGGGCCCCAATGCCACGCGGGTGGGGGTGATCCAGTACTCCAGCCAGGTGCAGAACATCTTCTCCCTCAAGACCTTCTTCACGCGTGCGGACATGGAGAAGGCCATCAACAGCATCGTGCCGCTGGCCCAGGGCACCATGACGGGGCTGGCCATCCAGTACGCCATGAACGTGGCCTTCACCACCCAGGAGGGCGCGCGCCCTCTGCACAAGAAGATCCCCCGCATTGCCATCATCGTGACGGACGGACGGCCCCAGGACCGTGTCACCGAGGTGGCCACCCAGGCCCGGAACGCTGGCATCGAGATCTATGCCGTGGGCATCCAGCGGGCAGACATGAACTCGCTGCGGGCCATGGCCTCGCCGCCGCTGGAGGAGCACGTCTTCCTGGTGGAGTCCTTCGAGCTCATCCAGCAGTTTGGGAAGCAGTTCCAGGACAAGCTCTGCG GGGTGGACGTGTGTGTGGAGCAGGAGCatggctgccagcacagctgtgtcAGCACCCCCGGCTCCTTCTACTGCGAATGCAACCCGGGCTACAGGCTCAACGTGGATGGAAAGACCTGTTCGC CCATCGATGCATGTGCAGACGGGAGACACGGCTGTCAGCACCAGTGCGTCAGCGCTCGTGGGTCGTACTCATGCCGCTGCCGCGTGGGTTACTACCTCAACCAGGACAAGAGGAGCTGCTCTG TGATCGATTACTGCAGCTTCGGAAACCACAGCTGCCAGCACGAGTGTGTGAGCATCCCCACCGGGCACTACTGCCGCTGCCGCAGCGGGTTCACGCTGCAGCCCGACAGCAGGTCCTGCAGGG CCACCGACCTCTGCAATGGGGTGGATCACGGCTGCGAGTTCAAGTGCATGAGCACGGAGGGCTCCTACCACTGCGTATGCCCCGAGGgccagcagctccaggctgaCGGCAAGGCGTGCAGCA AGTGCGGGGCTGGGCGTGTCGACCTGGTGATGGTGATCGATGGCTCCAAGAGCGTCCGGCCCCAAAACTTCGAGCTGGTGAAGCAGTTTGTGAACCGCATTGTAGACCTGCTGGAGGTGTCCCCCCATGGCACGCGGGTGGGGCTGGTGCAGTACTCCAGCCGCGTTCGCACCGAGTTCCCCCTCAACAAGTACCACAGTGCGGATGAGATCAAGAAGGCGGTGATGGAGGTGGAGTACATGGAGAAAGGCACCATGACGGGCCTTGCTCTCAAGCACATGGTGGAGCACAGCTTCTCTGAGCTGGAAGGTGCCAGGCCTCTTTCCCACAATGTGCCCAGAATTGGGCTTGTCTTCACAGACGGGCGCTCCCAGGATGACATCTCCGAATGGGCCAGGAGAGCGAAGGAGTCAG GGATCGTCATGTTTGCCGTGGGTGTTGGCAAGGCTGTGGAAGAGGAGCTGAGAGCGATCGCCTCCGAGCCAGTGGAGCAGCACTTCTCCTACTCGGCAGACTTTACCACCATGACTCACCTCGTGGAGAACTTCAAGCTGAACATCTGCCCAG AGGAGGGCAAAGGGGAGACGGCGATCCGCAGCCCGTGTGAGTGCGAGGCGCTGGTGCAGTTCCAGACGAATACCGTGGCCATCCTGCAGAGCCTGACTGAGAAAA TTGCTCAGATGACAGCCAGACTCGAAGACTTGGAAAAGCAGATTGCCAACAAGAAGTGA